The genomic DNA tgattacatttcgtacttgaaatagaaatgtaactgttaaccttcaaggtcactgcatcaATGATTGCAGCAGGCTAGAAGGAAAAATGATGCCGAGGTCTGTGAGCGCTGTCATTTTGCACCCtcaggggcgggccatgactgcgccACAGTCTCTGCATGCAGCTTTGATCTAATTTATTCAGGTTTCGTGTTGAAACAAGGTTAATATCCATTTAGTAATGGTTACATgtctgtttcagggaaccagggttatgacaatGACCTAACCTTTTACTTTGCTCATAGTGTTACCTTGACTTTCTGTGGGTCCCATGGTAGGGATCACTGTGGCGCAGTGAATTTCCCACAGACTACTTGCAGCTGCAGACTAAAAATAAATATCTACTGTACCATTTTGATACAGTAGATATTTACACTGACTGGCCTAAAAATAAAGAGGTTACCTGCTACCAAAGAGCACAGAGCATAGCTCTCAGCGCATTGTTTGAGTGAAAACAGGTGTGTTGTGTCCACTACATACAACACTGTTAATAAAGGACATGTCGGATGACCACATGCATTTGCAGACGAGGGGGAGGGGTTCTCATTTTGTAACTTATACTGTCTAATTTACTTGTAGCGCAAATCAGTAGGACTTTTGTTATTTCTGTGTCATTGTAATTACATAGCAGTATTTGcaatgaaaacatgttttaataatagcAACTAGGATGATGTTAGCAGGCATTTGTTGATATGCTCCATTGCTGTGTTTCGTTGGAGATAAGTGGTTTGGCAGTGTGGTAATTCAGCTGCATTATTTGGGGTTTATGTCCACAGAACACAGGTTGGGAACCTGGTAGTATAATATGATTTACTGTTCCCTTTAAACAGAGGGTCAAATGTGTATATGTACAGCAATGTTATATACAGAGTTTATCTGTTGAAACAAGTAACATATTTCAGTATTGTAAGCAGCAAGCCAGTATAATGTTGACTTGATGTTAGACCACAATGCCACGCAAGTTTCCCTTTCAGACCTTTCAGGTTCCCCAGGCCAGCATACCTTGTGCACCAGGGTAAAGATAATCCTATTGAATCAGCCTGGGGATAAAAGTAATGTCTCTAAGAAAGTTGATACAGTACAAGAATGACACATGATAATGTCATATGTCTTTTAATAAACTCATTTAATATAAACACACGACTGGATGTTTGGACTAACACCACTAATGTGTTTATGTTGGCAatggtatgtacagtatttatttattttatgcaataATTAGCCACCCTTTACAAATCTTATGTTTTTATAAGGGGGCAAGGACTGGCAAGCTTTGGTATTCGGTATCATaaccacatactgtatatctCCAGCTCTCCTTGTCTCATAGGGCAAGATTCTCACATtgatttactccaaatcatcattaatGCCATttcatctggaaaaaaaaacagcaaatacaaTTCTCAAGCCTAGATCTGATTTGATAATGCAGAATACAGATATATAGGCTGAGATGAtatgttattattgtatgtttTAATGACGAGTTACTTGGTACAAAGAATATAATGTTACTGTATAGAATGTTCTCCAAAGTTTCCATTCCAGCGACTCAGAGAGGCTGGGAGAAGCTGGGGCTAGACAAGCTATGCCCGCCAACAGATAAATGCATTCTAGTGTGCTGTATACACCTGGGATAGCACTGAGTGCCTCGGATGAAGCACTGCAATGTTAGAGTGATCAACTTTTTACCACCCACACCCCACCGTTGCACATTGCTGATTGAATTCTAACAAGTAGTTCAGAGACTTGTAGTATAGCCACTCAATAGGAGTGTTTGTTACCTTATCCAACCACAATTGCACTGACTTGGATCACACTTTGCaagtatgtgtgcgtgtgtgtgtgtgtgtgtgtgtgtgtgtgtatatatatatatacacacatcttATGGAAATGTCACAGGGTGCTTTACATTAAACGCATATATAATGTGTTGTTTGTACAGTGACACACTGACACCACAATAACACCCCtagtgaaataaaatgtaataataaattgCAGGATGACACAGCGTAATCAACCGAACATCAATGACAAAAACTGCTAAAATGGAAGATTTTTCAACCCAggtttcagatttatttttttttcttgtggaaaGGCATTTCAGAGGTACAGCAATTTCGTTATTCTTATTATGAGTCAGCTCACTCTTCTTCAGCTAGACAGAGTGCACTCTCATATTGTGCCACTAcgtcatcaaaaaaaaaatcgTGAATATATTTTCATGCtccatttttaataatatatagaatagaatttctttatttttatatagcgcctttcatagtggaccaccatcacaaagcactttacagaggtaggcttaTATACTATACTGAAAAATACTGAAGTTAAAGTCAACATACCTCAAAAGTCAGTCCAAAATAATGCAAGAAAAAGCACTgaatatattatacaaaatgcATTGTTAAATACATTAGTTATGTGTTTTTTATTGGGCACTTTTAGTTTATTAATAGTTAACTATTACTTTAAGTATTTTGTAAACGGTTTGTTAATATACTGTAAACCATTTATGAATTATAAAAAAGGTCAGtttaaaatattcagcaaaagTCAGGTCCATGCCAAGTCGATAAAAGCATTGATAAGGGTTTCCATTTGTTTAAAGGCACTTATTAAAGATGTCACTATTGTATCTGTTTGCAAATAAGATCAGGTTTTATGAGTATACCTTTGATCAGTTTATAAATATATGAACTCTTTACACAAAACATCCACCATGTGTCAACCTGTTAGTAGTGTGTTGCTGTTAACTATGTGATTCATGTATCTTGTACACGGGCGTGTTTATATGCTTGAACCACATATAAACGCTTTAATTAgagaaactatttttaaaaaaaatcaagataaTACAAAATCAATTGTAAGATatgtctgttgtttatttccagcAATTTATAACACTCATCATGGTCTCGAGTATTTAGATTTAACAGAATCCTAGTCAATCATATTTACTTCCCAAACAGTAGCATGGCGCAGTAACTGTTTGTCCCACATACGTTGCTATTAAAACAGCCAACAAAGCAGAGGGAGGTGTTAGAATGCCTGGTGTGAGACCTCTGACTTGTCATTCATACTCGCCTCTGTTCCAACAGTTTATTGGTAAAACTGCAATTCCCAAAGTGCACTTGGAGAGGTGTTACGCAAATCATCTTCCTGTAGTGAGCATTGTGGTGAGACGGCGGGATCCCTTCATTCTTCCGGTTCTTTTGGTGAGTACTTTATTTGGTTGGTCTGGATGTTAAAAGCTGATATATTACAGTTACATATGTCTTTTAACCAAAGAAAACTAGAAAACGAATGCGTGTTTGGCTGTCGATGAGACGAAAGCCTTTATATACCGATGACTATCGATGGGAAAAGGAAGGGAGGCCTGAGCCTGAGGCCGTGATAATGACAGGGATTGTATACTGCTCAGTGAGTGAGTGCAGACAGTCATCCAGCTGGTAAGGAGAGTAAAGGTTATGAATATAATGAACCACTAAATGTAGTCTGTATAGCACCGTTTGTTCTGCGGAAAATGTAACAAATGGAATACAATTAACTAGGGATACGGTTCTCTGTAATCGTGTAGGAGGTCGATTTATTACAGATCCATTCTGGTGTAGATATCCCCAAATCCGATCGTTTATGGAAAAATAACCCTAATAAGCACACTGTTAATAGTAGAACTTCACGAACGGCGATATACGGTTATTCAGGTTGCGCTCTCCTCAGAAATCAGGCGCTGACAGTCATGTGAGGGTCATTGGGTGCCCATGGCATtgtgctaatttaccattcacacacacacaaaaaagacacGAAGAAACAGCTGCTGTTTTCGTAGACTGTGGAAAACAGCAATCCACagaaatccaagcagctgtttctgttaAAGCTTAGAGAGGAGACGGCAACCGATGATCTGCCTCTGCTTCCAACCCCAGTGATCTCATGTAGCTTTTATGTTTCAATACAAGGTAACAtctttgtgacttttttttttatttttttaaatataatttaaaccaATACTCTCTCAAAGAATTCCATACATTACAACACTACAGTAAGACCGCAAAGCACATTTCATTGTCCAGTCTGAACCTGCCCCACAAAATGCGGTTTCTGGTCTCAAGACCTTGAATGACACAATGCTGAGGGTTTCACACATAATTAGTAACAGTGTACAAGGTAACaacctcaggtgtgtcttattagactcctagtaaaacctggactggctcaaacgactatgcaataggagacttatttccatccctgcatctgTGAAAAACAGCTTCCAGTCTGCCCTGTCTCACTGTAGCATACAGTAATGTGGTGTCTGTGTGCTGCTGAGTTTCAGCAATATGGGTTTAAACAATGTCATCTGTCACCATGAAATGAGACTTGTAATTATACTAGCCCTTACAAGTAGcataaaaacatcaaaaacaggattttttattttttttatttttacaaagcatCGAAGTGCAACCAGAAAAGAGGCTACAGTGATGTAATGCAAGctgtaaacaaaatataaatctaattaataaaatataaaccaaGCTCTGTCACAAGTGATGCCCCACACTGatgatggaagtaagactcctatttcacagcagtttgatccattcctggttttactagtctaataagacacacctgagcttgttcccgaTACActgactaatcaagcttgtattaaaacctggaatgggtgaaactgcaatagGAGACTCTTCCTGTCCCTGAAGTGTATTCAAAATGGCAATGAAGTTGCTGACAGTTAAAAccattgtacaaaaaaaacatcagtgtGGATTCCATTCCAGGGTTCAGTTAAGGACTGTAAATATATAAAGCTGCAGTAATTGAATTTCATGGACTTCTTTTTTGGAGGAATGCAGAACTGAAAAGAGAACGTCTATTAACCAACTAACGATGCATGAATAAAATGTACAATTCCTTTGTTTTGCCAAATTGGATGACCTCTTTCAGACCCTGTAAGAGTGGCTGCTGTGTGTCTTACAGGAGATGCTTCCCAGTGAGAACATTTTTAGGATTGTTTTTGCTTCTAAACTACTTATACTTCACTTTAATTTGAAATTATTCACGACTGAAAATGCCTCCTtcataacatcgatatatataATTTTGACAGGGATATGTGTCCCAGGGACCTTTACACTGTTTTGCATGTGATGGCTGTTTGCTGATAATCATATTGATATATGCTGGCTGTAGCTAAATGACAGATTAACAGTTCTCCCTCAAATGTtgtgaatgtctccagtccccacACATACTGTAGTCTCAACAGTTGTTGAAGGTTTTCCATCCAAATGACCTGGCTTGGGCCCCAGCAGTGTTGGTTACTATCATGTGCTTAGTTTTaacttttattgcacacaaccTGAGGCATTGTACACGAACAATTAACCCTTTTGTGCCAATATTTTACAGAGCTTCTGCTGCCATAGGTTCAAATATCCCATCTCTAAAACCAGTTGTGGTTGTgacgttgtattattattattattattatttatttcttagcagacgcccttatccagggcgacttacaattgttacaatatatcacattattttacattatacagatatcacattattttacatacaattacccatttatacagttgtgtttttactggagcaatctaggtaaagtaccttgctcaagggtacaacagcagtgtcccccactggggattgaacccacaacccttcggtcaagagtccagagccctaaccactactccacaatgctgcccaTGTATTTGCAGAGCTACATACCCCTGCATGCTAAACGTGTGGCTGACATCTAACCTTATTTGGCTGCCATATTAAGGTCATGTTTCTGCTGTATAGAGATGTACACTTTTAGTTATAGTCttaatatttggtacacagctgtattctattttttattttagtcaagTTCTATTATCTGTCTTGTCCAGTAAAAATACATCACTGCCACAATGTTTAAACGTCCAGGCCTTTCAATGATTCAGACCACACACTTTCAGATTGTTAGTAAAATGCTGTATGGTTATCCCAATAAAGTTCAATTTCAGGAGTTGTCCAGTAAACATCGATCTGTTTCAGTCCTACATTGTTTATTGTTATCAATGTTCTAGATGATACGTTTTGAGACCGTGCCTTGTATCTCATAAACCGTTtaggtagtgacttcatattttcagggtTATAAGAACATTACATGCTAAACATGTTGCTGACTGTGATATTGATCTTTGACCCaaaatggctgccatattgaagTCATATGACTTGAAGCTACTGCTGCATAGATACAGTACACTTCATGtgagttattgtcttaatgtttgatacacagctgtattcaTTGATTTTCTTACTTCCTATACCAGTTCCATTACAAGTACTGGTCAGTAAAAAGTAACTCATTCACTGCTGCATTGCTTTAACTTCTGTCCATATCAGTGATACATTCTTTTCACTTTTCCATTCTACAAACCATTCCATCTGATATGACAAACCCCTTGAATTATGCTGCTGGAAGTGCTTtggttttgttcacaaaaactcccatttctagttttgTGTAACCAAATTGTATCCAAGTATaaataagatattattattaaatatttgtttttagtcCCTTATAATGGGCTTgtctgacataaaaaaaaaagtttttacccATCATTCAATGGCTGTAGTACTGTAGCACATATCATTTCAGAAGTGGTCATGCAGTCCCCATGAAATGCGCTAATCTTTAGGAATTGGTCTTCTCTTTTTTTGTACAGGTGTTGACAGGAGGACCTAGAAGAAAGATGCTTGACGTAAAAGCCTGGGCAGAGTACATCGTTGAGTGGGCTGCAAAAGACCCCTACGGCTTCCTTACCACTGTGATCTTGGCCCTTACGCCACTATTCATAGCCAGTGCTGTGTTGTCATGGAAGCTTGCAAAAATGATTGAGATCAGGGATCGAGaacaaaagaagaaacaaaaacgtCAAGAAAACATTGCAAAAGCAAAGAGGGCAAAGAAAGACTAAAAGACTTTTTAAAGTGCAAACTGATTGCAGCTTTCTGCAGTTTGAGTCCAATTTCTTATATAAATCTTGAACAAAATGTTTAGGCCTCAAGTTGAAGCCTATCACCTGCTGGCTTTCTATAAcagttttttgtaaaatacacgTTGATGAAAACTAGTCTGTAAccttgtgtgtgttatatatataaattagcattccatccattgaatttacacttccataaaatgtaattaacaaaataatgtaaatttTCTAAGTACTAGTCTACGATTGATCTACATCATAATTGTGAAGCTAGCGTTGGagatgaaaacatttcattgaaaaaagaaaaaaaaaattaaacttttttaagATCAAAGTTTGCTTTTAATGGATCAAGACTTTTATGGTTTCAATACTGAAAGCATTTTTATCTTAATTGATCTTCACGTGAGATCTGtgcattattttgtacatttttacagAATTGTGCAATGCCATGTGTTTGGAATTTGTGTCCATATGGCTTCGATTATATAGGAATTTGGTAGCAGGTtggcttttaaaatgaataaaaaattaaGATATACTGGCAGTGTTTCCTGATACTGACCACATCTGTTGAAAATACTATTTCCAATGCTGTTTTTAGCAGTACAGACTTAATATTAACAACTGCATTTGAGACACTTACCATAGTGAAGCACCTGGTGAGGTCTGCTGCTGTATACTGTACTGAGTGAGATTCACTGTTCATCACCTTTACATGGTTCATTCCAGCGAAGCTGGTTTGTGTGTGGTCTGGTTCAGCTAGTTTCAAACCCTCATTGGAAGTAATCTTGAACTACCCAACCATCACAGGCCCCAATTATCATTAGTCATTACCTTAGGAAATATAAGGTTGTCGATGATTACTGCTGCTGCCACGATCCCTCA from Acipenser ruthenus chromosome 2, fAciRut3.2 maternal haplotype, whole genome shotgun sequence includes the following:
- the LOC117403689 gene encoding small integral membrane protein 15, whose protein sequence is MLDVKAWAEYIVEWAAKDPYGFLTTVILALTPLFIASAVLSWKLAKMIEIRDREQKKKQKRQENIAKAKRAKKD